Proteins encoded in a region of the Stieleria neptunia genome:
- the pepF gene encoding oligoendopeptidase F: protein MNATSMPAAAKSLPDRCEVSPDDCWDLSSLFASDAEWETAFAELDSKLDTYETYRGRLGESAATLLEALQFDSDFSRQAERVAIYSFLKTTEDQGNSDYQAMKARFQNLAVRANQAASYVSPELLAIEPEKMDALVADPLLAPFQLQLTRLLRQRPHTLGDKEERLLAMQGEMASAAGNAFRQLNDVDLRFGSMEDAEGNEQELSHATFIQFLNSSSRKVRRNAFHQYYKSFGEHENTLAATLAGSIHRDVYYARARNHDSALAGALFPDNVPVDVYDNLIAAVRDSLPSVHQYFDVRRRKMDLPDIHAYDTYVPILSDMKKEHTWDQAVEVMLESLAPLGSGYTDTLAAGMKNRWADRYPNRGKQSGAFSCGSFDGEPYILMNFKTDVLNDVFTLTHEAGHSMHSWYSSKNQPYQYYDYTIFVAEVASTFNEQLLTEYLLKNAASDTERAYLINNELDSIRATVVRQTMFAEFEKKTHEMAEAGEPLTVASFRATYRELLDAYFGPEFVVDKELELECFRIPHFYRAFYVYKYATGLSAAVALSRRVLEGGKAELDDYLKFLSGGCSKDPLDLLRDAGVDMASPEPVKTTLARFKTLTEELDQLL from the coding sequence ATGAATGCCACCTCGATGCCTGCTGCCGCCAAGTCGCTCCCGGATCGCTGCGAGGTGTCACCGGACGATTGCTGGGATCTGTCCAGTTTGTTCGCCAGCGATGCCGAATGGGAAACCGCCTTTGCCGAGTTGGATTCCAAGCTCGACACGTATGAAACCTATCGCGGTCGGTTGGGTGAATCGGCGGCCACCTTGCTCGAGGCGTTGCAATTCGATTCGGATTTTTCACGCCAGGCCGAGCGTGTGGCGATCTATTCGTTCTTGAAGACGACCGAAGATCAAGGCAACAGCGACTACCAGGCCATGAAGGCGCGGTTCCAGAATCTTGCCGTGCGTGCCAATCAGGCGGCAAGTTACGTCAGCCCGGAACTGCTGGCGATCGAACCGGAAAAAATGGACGCCTTGGTCGCCGATCCGTTGCTGGCTCCGTTTCAATTGCAGCTCACACGATTGCTCCGCCAGCGACCGCACACGCTCGGTGACAAGGAGGAGCGTTTGTTGGCGATGCAGGGCGAAATGGCCTCGGCGGCGGGCAACGCGTTCCGCCAACTCAACGACGTGGACCTGCGTTTCGGATCGATGGAAGACGCCGAGGGCAATGAGCAAGAGCTTTCGCACGCGACGTTCATTCAATTCCTGAACAGTTCGTCCAGGAAGGTGCGTCGCAACGCGTTCCATCAATACTACAAATCGTTCGGCGAACACGAAAACACCTTGGCCGCGACACTGGCCGGCAGCATTCATCGCGATGTCTACTACGCCCGCGCCCGCAACCATGACAGTGCTCTGGCCGGCGCCTTGTTCCCCGACAACGTGCCCGTGGACGTCTATGACAACTTGATCGCCGCGGTCCGCGACTCGTTGCCCAGCGTGCATCAGTACTTTGACGTTCGTCGCCGCAAGATGGATCTGCCGGACATCCATGCCTATGACACCTATGTTCCGATCCTCAGTGACATGAAGAAGGAACACACGTGGGACCAGGCGGTCGAAGTGATGCTCGAATCACTCGCTCCGCTGGGCAGCGGATACACCGACACGCTCGCCGCAGGGATGAAAAATCGCTGGGCGGACCGCTACCCCAACCGCGGGAAACAAAGCGGCGCGTTCAGTTGCGGGTCGTTCGATGGCGAGCCCTACATCTTGATGAATTTCAAGACCGATGTGCTGAACGATGTGTTCACGCTGACGCACGAAGCCGGCCACTCCATGCACAGCTGGTATTCGTCCAAGAACCAACCCTACCAGTACTACGACTACACGATTTTTGTGGCCGAGGTCGCGAGCACCTTCAACGAGCAGTTGTTGACCGAGTACTTGCTGAAAAATGCCGCCAGCGACACCGAACGCGCGTACCTGATCAACAACGAACTGGACAGCATTCGGGCGACGGTCGTGCGTCAAACGATGTTCGCCGAATTCGAAAAGAAGACGCACGAGATGGCCGAGGCGGGTGAGCCGCTGACGGTCGCTTCGTTTCGGGCAACCTATCGCGAGCTGTTGGACGCCTATTTCGGTCCCGAATTCGTCGTCGACAAAGAGCTGGAATTGGAGTGTTTCCGGATCCCACACTTCTACCGCGCGTTCTACGTGTACAAGTACGCGACCGGATTGAGTGCTGCGGTTGCGCTTTCGCGGCGCGTGCTCGAGGGTGGCAAGGCCGAGTTGGACGACTACCTCAAATTCCTGTCGGGGGGATGCAGCAAAGATCCGCTCGATCTGCTGCGTGATGCGGGAGTCGACATGGCCAGCCCCGAGCCGGTCAAAACGACGTTGGCACGTTTCAAGACCCTGACCGAAGAGTTGGATCAGCTTCTTTGA
- a CDS encoding DNA-3-methyladenine glycosylase family protein — translation MSRSPQRKPIRLTQKSLAEGAVRLAEGDPVLRKIHRRLGPPPLLRRSATYATFVHIILEQQVSVESAKATFDRVVGICRGELSPRAVRDLADQRLRELGFSRQKARYALALADACLAGDFDVDALARLDDETVRSQIVAQLGLGNWSADVFLMMALQRPDILPLGDLALVKGIQEIDQTEYESGQQIADRAESWRPLRSIATRMVWQWYVHQRGRDIF, via the coding sequence TTGAGCCGGTCCCCACAACGCAAGCCGATTCGTCTGACCCAAAAGTCGCTTGCCGAGGGGGCGGTCCGGTTGGCCGAAGGGGATCCGGTGTTGCGAAAGATCCATCGTCGGTTGGGTCCGCCGCCGTTGTTGCGACGATCGGCGACGTACGCCACCTTCGTCCACATCATTCTCGAACAACAGGTCTCCGTCGAATCGGCCAAGGCGACCTTCGACCGCGTGGTCGGTATCTGCCGGGGTGAACTGAGTCCCCGCGCGGTCCGTGACTTGGCTGACCAACGATTGCGCGAATTGGGGTTCAGTCGCCAGAAAGCCCGCTACGCGCTCGCGTTGGCCGACGCCTGTCTTGCCGGTGACTTTGACGTCGACGCGTTGGCGCGATTGGACGATGAAACGGTTCGGTCGCAAATTGTCGCCCAGTTGGGGCTGGGGAATTGGTCGGCCGATGTATTTTTGATGATGGCGCTGCAGCGGCCCGATATCCTGCCCCTGGGCGATTTGGCGCTGGTCAAGGGCATCCAGGAAATCGATCAGACCGAATACGAATCGGGTCAGCAAATTGCCGACCGTGCCGAATCGTGGCGGCCGCTGCGCAGTATTGCCACGCGAATGGTCTGGCAGTGGTATGTTCATCAACGCGGACGCGATATCTTTTAG
- a CDS encoding MBL fold metallo-hydrolase produces MTKLTFCGAAGTVTGSCSLLDTGTHRFLIDCGLFQGSKTTQELNYQDFPFDPKSIDFLILTHAHIDHSGLLPKLVKNGFNGQIYATEATCDLLKFMLPDSAYIQESGVKRLNKNLRRRGRPAVQPIYTMPDAELTLQLLKHHAYEEWFSPRDGIRVRFWNAGHLLGSASVELTITEPGSQEDLSLLFSGDIGPEEKAFHPEPDAPVGYDYIVCESTYGNRDRDDYTLENRREALRDVLTTGLKRGGNVVIPSFAVERSQELLHDIGFLLTHGEIPQSDVYLDSPLAKKATEVFIKHAGALRDVEVDEARLFRHERFHLVHSLEESKAINRIKGGAIIISASGMCTAGRIKHHLINNIYRPECTVLFVGYQSPGTLGQIISSGAKEVRIHGKSYKVRADIRRLGNYSAHADRGELLDWIQKRCPITGGLFLNHGEDDSRQELRDRLVQRGLDGDRIYMPQFDESFELSAGTKPLSKGTPKPRLDVAHAAHDWHNDYAEFMLGLTTKIEKSSEDERYQLLKRLKETLGKV; encoded by the coding sequence ATGACGAAGTTGACTTTTTGCGGGGCCGCCGGCACCGTCACCGGATCGTGTTCGTTGCTGGACACCGGCACGCATCGCTTTCTGATTGATTGTGGTCTGTTCCAAGGCAGCAAGACGACCCAGGAGTTGAACTACCAGGATTTTCCGTTTGATCCCAAGTCGATCGACTTTTTGATCCTGACCCACGCGCACATCGACCATTCGGGGTTGTTGCCCAAGCTGGTCAAAAATGGATTCAACGGACAGATTTATGCGACCGAAGCGACCTGTGACCTGTTGAAGTTCATGCTTCCCGATTCGGCGTACATCCAGGAATCGGGCGTCAAACGCCTGAACAAGAACTTGCGTCGCCGCGGTCGGCCGGCCGTCCAACCGATCTACACGATGCCGGATGCGGAATTGACACTGCAGCTGTTGAAACATCATGCGTATGAAGAGTGGTTTTCGCCGCGTGATGGGATCCGCGTCCGATTCTGGAACGCGGGGCACCTGCTCGGTTCGGCTTCGGTGGAATTAACAATCACCGAGCCCGGTTCGCAGGAAGACCTTTCGCTGTTGTTTTCCGGTGACATCGGGCCGGAGGAAAAAGCGTTTCATCCCGAGCCGGATGCGCCGGTCGGTTACGACTACATCGTGTGCGAATCCACCTACGGCAACCGGGACCGCGACGATTACACGTTGGAGAATCGGCGCGAGGCACTCCGCGATGTCTTGACCACGGGGCTCAAGCGGGGAGGCAACGTCGTGATCCCTTCCTTCGCCGTCGAACGCAGCCAGGAATTGCTGCACGACATCGGTTTTTTGCTGACGCACGGTGAAATTCCCCAGTCCGACGTCTATCTGGATTCACCGTTGGCGAAGAAGGCGACGGAGGTGTTCATCAAACACGCCGGGGCGCTGCGGGACGTTGAAGTGGACGAAGCGAGATTGTTTCGTCACGAACGATTCCATTTGGTGCATTCGCTCGAGGAGAGTAAGGCGATCAATCGGATCAAGGGTGGCGCGATCATCATCTCCGCCAGCGGCATGTGTACCGCCGGTCGGATCAAGCATCACTTGATCAACAACATTTATCGCCCCGAGTGCACCGTCTTGTTTGTCGGCTATCAATCTCCGGGGACGCTGGGACAAATCATCTCCAGCGGTGCCAAGGAGGTCCGAATTCACGGCAAGTCGTACAAGGTGCGGGCGGACATTCGCAGGCTGGGCAATTATTCCGCCCACGCCGATCGAGGCGAGTTGTTGGATTGGATCCAGAAGCGTTGCCCGATCACCGGCGGTTTGTTCCTCAATCATGGTGAAGACGATTCACGCCAGGAGCTGCGCGACAGGCTGGTCCAACGCGGATTGGACGGCGACCGGATCTACATGCCGCAGTTCGACGAATCGTTCGAATTGAGTGCCGGCACCAAGCCGCTTTCCAAGGGGACGCCCAAGCCGCGTCTTGACGTCGCCCATGCGGCCCACGATTGGCACAACGACTACGCCGAATTCATGCTCGGGTTGACGACGAAGATTGAAAAATCGAGTGAAGACGAGCGCTATCAGTTGCTCAAACGGCTGAAAGAAACGCTCGGTAAAGTCTAG
- a CDS encoding deoxyhypusine synthase family protein, with protein sequence MASAFRQPSTALNVSDFLERHYRHFNARETLAAARSYKELIEQRGGRMMVTLAGAMSTGELGLSLAEMIRQGKVHAITSTAANLEEDIFNLVAHDEYRVIENWRGLSESDEEALLEQGFNRVTDTCIPETVMRHIEGRLTKLWQHAAETNQPRTPAEFMFELLDDPDLPQHFQVPRENSWVAAAKDAGIPVFVPGVEDSTLGNIFTARVIDGTVAGHHAMKPGTAQLEKLAAWYRESCQEHPIGFFQIGGGIAGDFSICVVPMMRQDLKEDVPLWSYFCQISDAETSYGGYSGAVPNEKITWEKLSRETPKFMVHSDASIVAPLIFAYVLGL encoded by the coding sequence GTGGCATCCGCATTTCGCCAACCGAGTACCGCCTTGAACGTCAGCGACTTTCTGGAACGACATTACCGTCACTTCAATGCCCGGGAAACCCTGGCCGCGGCGCGGTCGTACAAAGAGCTGATCGAGCAGCGCGGTGGCCGGATGATGGTCACGCTCGCCGGCGCGATGAGCACGGGGGAATTGGGGTTGTCGCTGGCCGAGATGATCCGCCAGGGCAAGGTCCACGCGATCACGTCAACGGCAGCCAATTTAGAAGAAGACATCTTCAATCTGGTCGCCCATGACGAGTACCGCGTGATCGAAAACTGGCGCGGATTGTCCGAGAGCGATGAAGAGGCGCTGTTGGAACAGGGCTTCAATCGCGTCACCGATACCTGCATCCCCGAAACCGTGATGCGGCACATCGAAGGGCGATTGACCAAGCTTTGGCAACACGCCGCCGAGACCAACCAGCCCCGCACGCCGGCGGAGTTCATGTTTGAATTGCTGGACGATCCGGATCTGCCACAACACTTCCAAGTCCCGCGCGAAAACAGCTGGGTCGCGGCGGCCAAAGATGCCGGCATTCCGGTTTTCGTCCCCGGGGTCGAGGACAGCACGCTGGGCAATATTTTTACCGCCCGCGTCATCGATGGCACCGTCGCCGGGCACCATGCGATGAAGCCGGGGACGGCGCAGCTGGAGAAATTGGCTGCCTGGTATCGCGAGAGCTGCCAGGAACATCCCATCGGATTCTTTCAAATCGGCGGCGGCATCGCCGGCGATTTCTCGATCTGTGTCGTCCCGATGATGCGGCAAGACCTGAAGGAGGACGTGCCGCTGTGGAGCTATTTCTGCCAGATCAGCGATGCCGAAACCAGCTATGGCGGTTACAGCGGGGCGGTGCCGAACGAAAAGATCACCTGGGAAAAACTCAGCCGCGAAACCCCCAAGTTCATGGTCCACAGCGACGCCTCGATCGTCGCGCCGCTGATCTTTGCGTACGTGCTGGGACTGTAG
- a CDS encoding pyruvate carboxylase, protein MTIRPFRKLLVANRSEIATRVFRSATELGIRTVAIYSYEDRYALHRFKADEAYQIGEPGEPIRSYLNIDAIVALCKKHGIDAVHPGYGFLSERPGFAEALTEAGIVFVGPSVRSLNQLGDKMSARELAEKAGVPVLGGENKPLRDPDAAVALAETLGYPVMLKAAHGGGGRGMRVVASADELPAALEAAMRESKTAFGSDEVFLERFVQRARHIEVQIIGDGTNLVHLYERDCSVQRRHQKVVELAPAPNLPPEVRDGLCEAALKIGKAVGSDGSCYENAGTVEFLLDVDSNQFFFIEVNPRIQVEHTVTEEVTGIDIVRSQILIAQGHKLTDEVVGIGAQENIHTTGFAMQCRVTTEDPANQFLPDYGRITHYRSAAGLGIRLDAGTAFSGAVVNPFYDSMLVKVTARAPSLAAAGSRMDRCLQEFRIRGVKTNIPFLMKLINHPIFLAGEATTRLIDTTPELFELPKRRDRATKLLNYLAETIVNGNELVAGRPVATRRTPAPIPEVPPVADPPKGTKDIFRESGVEGLVKWIGQQKGLLLTDTTMRDAHQSLLATRVRTYDMVHIAPAYAHHASQLFSLEMWGGATFDTSMRFLKESPWQRLADLREAVPNILTQMLLRASNAVGYTNYPDNVVRLFVREAVQAGMDVFRVFDALNWEQNMRVAMEAVIEEGGICEASICYTGDLQNPRRTKYDLAYYINLAKQLEKMGAHLLAIKDMAGLLKPKAAVKLIRALREEIGIPIHLHTHDTAGIQASTILAAADEGLQIADAALAPLSGGTSQVNLNSLVEALRDTPRESPLRTEALTNLATYWQAAREFYIPFESSVLPATGDLYEHEMPGGQYTNLYQQARALGLSDQWAEVCKAYAQVNALFGDIVKVTPTSKAVGDMALFLVANEMSAEEVLTSDKSLAYPASVLDLIGGRMGQPPGGFPDAVMKKILGDEPAVTNRPGESMPDANIETARKEAAELIGEPACDQSAVTHLLYPKVFADFATHQQTYGDVAKLPTPNFLYGQQHGEEIAVDIEKGKRLIIRFLTVGQPHPDGTRTVFFELNGQPREVTVYDKSLEPETKAAVKADPRDENQVASSMPGMVITVAVEEGSKVKEGQKLMVLEAMKMETTVNAPKSGIIKTIHAPPGTQVEAGDLLAIIE, encoded by the coding sequence ATGACGATTCGGCCCTTTCGAAAATTACTGGTTGCCAACCGCAGCGAAATCGCGACGCGTGTCTTCCGAAGTGCCACGGAGCTTGGGATTCGGACCGTGGCGATTTATTCCTACGAAGATCGATACGCCCTGCACCGGTTCAAAGCGGACGAGGCCTACCAGATCGGTGAACCGGGGGAGCCGATTCGGTCGTATTTGAACATCGATGCGATTGTCGCGTTGTGCAAAAAACATGGCATCGATGCGGTTCACCCCGGCTATGGGTTTTTGTCCGAGCGGCCGGGGTTTGCCGAGGCCCTCACCGAGGCGGGGATCGTGTTTGTCGGTCCCAGCGTTCGATCGCTCAATCAGCTCGGTGACAAGATGTCGGCCCGTGAGCTGGCCGAGAAAGCCGGCGTCCCGGTCTTGGGCGGGGAGAATAAGCCGCTGCGCGATCCGGACGCGGCGGTCGCGCTGGCGGAAACGCTGGGCTATCCGGTGATGCTGAAAGCGGCCCACGGCGGCGGCGGCCGGGGGATGCGGGTCGTCGCCTCGGCCGACGAGTTGCCGGCGGCGTTGGAAGCGGCGATGCGTGAATCCAAAACCGCCTTCGGCAGCGATGAAGTGTTCCTGGAACGCTTTGTCCAGCGCGCCCGACACATCGAAGTCCAAATCATCGGCGACGGCACCAACCTGGTGCACTTGTACGAACGCGATTGCAGCGTCCAGCGGCGGCATCAAAAAGTCGTCGAACTGGCGCCGGCCCCCAACTTGCCGCCCGAAGTCCGCGACGGTTTGTGCGAGGCGGCGTTGAAGATCGGCAAGGCGGTCGGGTCGGACGGTTCTTGCTATGAGAACGCCGGAACGGTCGAGTTTCTGTTGGATGTCGATTCCAACCAGTTCTTTTTCATCGAAGTCAATCCGCGGATTCAAGTCGAGCACACCGTGACCGAAGAAGTCACCGGGATCGACATCGTTCGCAGCCAGATTCTGATCGCGCAAGGACACAAACTGACCGATGAGGTGGTCGGGATCGGTGCCCAGGAAAACATTCACACCACCGGGTTTGCGATGCAGTGCCGGGTGACCACCGAGGACCCCGCCAATCAGTTTCTGCCCGATTACGGCCGGATCACCCACTATCGGTCGGCAGCCGGACTGGGAATCCGCTTGGACGCCGGCACCGCATTCAGCGGCGCGGTGGTCAACCCGTTTTACGATTCGATGTTGGTCAAGGTCACCGCACGGGCTCCGTCGTTGGCCGCCGCCGGCTCACGGATGGATCGTTGTCTGCAAGAATTTCGGATCCGCGGGGTCAAGACCAACATCCCGTTCCTGATGAAGTTGATCAATCATCCGATCTTTCTGGCCGGTGAAGCGACGACGCGGTTGATCGACACGACGCCGGAATTGTTTGAATTGCCCAAACGGCGCGACCGGGCCACCAAGCTGTTGAATTATCTGGCCGAAACCATCGTCAACGGCAACGAGTTGGTCGCCGGCCGTCCGGTCGCCACGCGACGGACGCCCGCCCCGATCCCCGAAGTCCCGCCCGTGGCGGACCCTCCCAAGGGGACCAAAGACATTTTCCGCGAGTCCGGCGTGGAAGGGCTGGTCAAGTGGATCGGACAGCAAAAGGGGCTGCTGCTGACCGACACGACGATGCGCGACGCCCACCAGTCGCTGTTGGCGACCCGCGTCCGCACCTATGACATGGTGCACATCGCACCAGCGTACGCGCACCACGCGTCTCAGCTTTTCTCGTTGGAAATGTGGGGCGGAGCGACGTTTGACACCAGTATGCGATTCTTGAAGGAGTCACCGTGGCAACGACTGGCCGACCTGCGCGAAGCCGTTCCCAACATCTTGACGCAAATGTTGCTGCGGGCCAGCAACGCCGTCGGCTACACCAACTATCCCGACAACGTCGTGCGGTTGTTCGTGCGTGAAGCCGTCCAGGCCGGGATGGATGTCTTTCGTGTCTTCGACGCGCTGAACTGGGAACAGAACATGCGCGTGGCGATGGAGGCCGTGATCGAGGAAGGCGGGATTTGTGAAGCCTCGATCTGCTACACCGGCGATCTGCAAAACCCGCGACGCACCAAGTACGACTTGGCGTACTACATCAATCTCGCCAAACAGCTCGAAAAGATGGGCGCCCACTTGTTGGCCATCAAAGACATGGCGGGGCTGTTGAAACCCAAAGCGGCTGTCAAATTGATCCGGGCGTTGCGCGAGGAGATCGGAATCCCGATTCACTTGCACACTCACGATACCGCCGGCATCCAAGCGTCGACCATTCTGGCCGCCGCCGATGAAGGGCTTCAAATTGCCGATGCCGCCCTGGCGCCCTTGTCCGGCGGCACCAGCCAAGTGAACTTGAATTCGCTCGTCGAAGCCCTGCGCGACACCCCGCGTGAGAGTCCCTTGCGGACCGAGGCGCTGACGAATTTGGCAACCTACTGGCAGGCGGCGCGTGAATTCTATATTCCCTTTGAAAGTTCTGTTTTGCCGGCGACCGGCGATTTGTATGAACACGAAATGCCCGGCGGGCAATACACCAACCTGTACCAACAGGCGCGTGCGTTGGGGCTGAGCGATCAGTGGGCCGAAGTTTGCAAGGCCTACGCGCAAGTCAACGCGTTGTTCGGGGACATCGTCAAAGTCACGCCGACCAGCAAGGCCGTCGGCGATATGGCGCTGTTCCTGGTCGCCAACGAAATGTCGGCCGAGGAAGTCCTGACCAGCGACAAATCATTGGCTTATCCGGCCAGTGTGCTCGATCTGATCGGCGGACGGATGGGCCAACCGCCGGGCGGATTCCCCGACGCGGTGATGAAGAAAATCTTGGGCGACGAACCGGCCGTGACCAACCGCCCCGGTGAATCCATGCCCGATGCCAACATCGAGACCGCCAGGAAAGAAGCCGCCGAGCTGATCGGTGAACCGGCCTGCGATCAATCGGCGGTGACCCATTTGTTGTACCCCAAGGTGTTTGCCGACTTTGCCACCCACCAACAGACCTACGGTGATGTCGCCAAGTTGCCCACGCCGAATTTCTTGTACGGTCAGCAACACGGTGAAGAAATCGCCGTCGATATCGAAAAAGGAAAACGGCTGATCATCCGGTTCCTGACCGTCGGCCAACCGCACCCCGACGGCACGCGCACCGTGTTCTTCGAATTGAACGGCCAGCCGCGCGAAGTCACGGTCTATGACAAGTCCTTGGAACCGGAAACCAAAGCCGCGGTCAAAGCCGATCCCCGCGACGAAAATCAGGTGGCGTCCAGCATGCCGGGCATGGTGATTACCGTCGCCGTCGAAGAGGGCAGCAAGGTCAAGGAAGGTCAGAAGCTGATGGTGCTCGAAGCGATGAAGATGGAGACCACCGTCAACGCGCCGAAATCAGGCATCATCAAAACCATCCACGCACCGCCGGGAACCCAAGTCGAAGCGGGCGACTTGTTGGCCATCATCGAGTAA